The following nucleotide sequence is from Rubrobacter naiadicus.
TGGTTGAGATAGCGCAGAGTGGGAGCATAGAGAGGGCGGCAAGAGAAGACGAAGCCTTGAGGAGAGGGCTTGCCACCACAGCAGGCCATCTCACCTCAGAGCCTGTAGCGCAGGCGCACTCCCTTGCTTACACCCCGCCTGAGGAGGTCTTGGCCTGAGCGCGGGAGCGCAGGGCCAGATAGAAGTCCACGCGGCTCTCCATCGTGGAGAGGTCTCTTCCGGTCAGCTCCTCGCAGCGGGAGAGGCGATGGCGCAGGGTGTTGACGTGGATGTGGAGTCTGCGGGCCGTCTCCTCCCACCGGCCTCCGGAGAAGATGAAGGCTTCGAGCGTCTCGAGCAGCCGGGTGTCCCTCCTGGCGTCGTACTCCATGATGGGTCCGAGGAGGGTGTTGCGGAATGCGGCGAGTACGTCCTGGTCCTGCAGGGCGAGCAGCAGGGCCTGTGACTCGACCCGATCGTGCACGACGTATCCCTTCCCCGGTTCCCTGCGGGCGAGCTCCGCGGCCTGGCGCGCCTGGATCAGACTGCGCCTGAGCCCGTCCACCCCTCCAGCAGGACTTCCCACCCCGACGGCGCGTCCGGAACCGAGCGCCAGGGCCACCTCTCTCCCGACCTCGACGAGGTCCGGCTTCTCCCTCGTGGGCTGGAAGATGGCCGTTGCGTCTCCCTTCCAGACAGCGACGACCGCCTCTCCTCCCAGGGCGGTGAGCGCCCGTTGTATCCGGCCGGCGTCATCCTCCGGGGTGCCGCTCCTGACCACGAGCCCCACGAGCGTACCTTCCGGGTCGAGCCCGTAGGCCCTGAGCCGCCCGGCGGCGAACCGGGTGCGGCCTGTGAGCACCCCCTCGACCAATTCGGCGGCGAGCCTCCGCTCGGCCTGCCGGAGCTCCTGCTCGTGGGCCAGGACGAATTCCAGGAGGGGTATGGCCTGACCGATCGCAGCCCGCTGCCGGGGCCCGAGCTTCCGTGGCGAGGAAGCTACGACGAGCCTCGCTACGGGGCGCTCTCCGGAGATCACTGGAAACCTGGTGGTCTCCTCTCGTGGCACCCCATTGTCGGGGGTGTTTCTTTCGCTCCTGGTCTCTTCCCCATTTCTTTCCAGCCACACCCGGGAGCCGAGCTCTTCCCCAAGCACCTTCAACACACCGCGTACTCCCCCGGGAAGCGAGGAGATCGAACGTATGAGCCTTTCATTGTACGCCAGGCTGCGCCTGAGTTCCGCCTCCCGGCGCCGCTGCAGGTACTCGAAGAACCGCCGCTCGATAGCGATGAACGGCGTCTTCGTCGGGACCGAGATGAGCGGCAGGCGCGCCTTTCTACAGGCCATCACAACCTCGTCCGGCACCCGGGCATCTTCAGCCAGCAGCCCCCAACCGAGCGCCACCACCCCGCTTCGCTGCAGCGCCCCGACGAATTCCTTCACCCTCCCGCCCCGCTCCCTCCACACTCCGGCACTCAGGATGAGTTCTCCTCCCTGAAGGTACGGCGACGGGTCGAGGAGCTCGGTCACGTGCACCCACCTCACCGGCCTCTCGAGACCGCCGTCTACTATCACCTCGAGCGAGAGCGAGCGATCCTCGACGAAGTCCCGCAGCGTTATCTCCCGTTTCATGGCCGTGATTGTAGGTTCCTACAACGGGTTATGGAAGGATGTGTAGGTAAGTACATTTTGTTTCTAGTTCTCTCGGAGTAGACTGCGGGCGGAGAACGATTTCGGTGAGCTGAGATATCGGGAGTCAGGGGAAAAGATGGAGGAAAGAGCAGGGAAGATAGAGGTGCGTTCCATAGACTACGTGCCGCAGAGCGAGCGGCACGGGAAGGTCTGGTACCAGGGGCCGTTCTGGTTCACGGGCAATTTCGTCCTGGTGACGATGGTGACCGGGTTCATCGGGCCGGGGATGGGCTTGAGCCTCGGATGGTCCGTGCTCGCGGTCCTGCTCGGTTCGTGCTTCGGTACGTTCTTCATGGCGTTCCACGCCAACCAGGGGCCCAGGATGGGTTTGCCGCAGATGATCCAGAGTCGCGCCCAGTTCGGGCTCCGGGGTGCCGTGTTCCCGTTCGCTGCGGCCGTCTTCGTATACATAGGTTTCAACGTCTTCGATGTCATCCTGGCCTCGCAGGGGCTGGACACGGTGCTTTCGCTCAGCCGCTACGTGTGGTATCCGCTTTTGATCGCGGTGGCCGTGACCATCGCGATAGTCGGGTATGACCTTCTGCTGTTGGTGCAGCGGTGGCTCACCTACGTGCTCATCGTGGTCTTCGGGATACTCACCGTCTACGCGTTGGTCTCGCTGCCGCTGGGCTCGATCGGACACGGCGGCGGATGGAGCGGGACCGCTTTCCTGGTGCAGTTCGCCGCGGCGGCGGGGTACCAGATCTCCTACGCCATCTACGTCTCGGACTACTCACGCTACCTCTACGAGGACGTCTCCGCGCCGGGTGTGATCTCCTGGACCTATGCCGGGGCTGCGGGTTCTGCGGTGTGGCTGATGTCGCTCGGGGCGGTCTTCGCCTCCTCGCTGCCGCACCCGGACGCGATCGCGAGCGTGCAGGAGGTCGGAAACCGGCTCTTCCCCGGCTTCGGGACGCTCGCGGTGGTCGTGGGGTCGGTCGCGCTCGTTACGATCATGGCCGTGAACGCCTACGGGGCGATGCTGACCGGCGCGAGCGGGGTCGATGGATTCAGGCCCGTCAGGCCGACGCTGCGGGTGCGCGTGATCGGGATAGTCGTTTTCTCGGTGGTGGTGCTCGCGGTGGCGCTGGCCATCCCGGAGAACTACCTGAACAGCTTCAACAACTTCGTCCTTCTCATGCTCTACTTCCTGGTGCCCTGGACCGCGGTCAACCTGGTCGACTTCTACTTCGTGCGCCATGGTCACTACGCGATAACCGAGCTCTTCAACCACCGAAACAGCATCTACCACGACTGGTCCTGGCGTGGGCTCATTGCATACTTCGCCGGGCTTATCGCGATGGTCCCGTTCTTCAACACGACGTTCTACGTCGGCCCCGTCACGAAGGCTCTCGGCGGGGCGGACATCTCGTTCGTCGTCGGGCTCGGGGTCTCGGGTATCCTCTACTACGCTCTCAGCCGCGGTCTCGACCTCACCCGCGAGACCTCTGCAGCAGCCGAGAGCCGCAAGATGCTCGAAGAGAGCAGGACTTGAGCGTCCGGGTGGCATGCTGCCAGGTGGCGCTCGCGGTCGGGGAGGCCGGGCGCAACCGCGGGAGGGTCCTGGAAGCGGCAGAGCGCGCCGCCCGCGAGGGAGCAGGTATCGTCGTCCTCCCGGAGCTCTCCAACTCCGGCTACGTCTTCCACGATCTCGGCGAGGCGCACCGCCTCGCCGAGCCGCTCGACGGACCCACGGTGCGGGGGTGGATGGACCTCAGCCGCAGGAGCGGGGCCGTCGTTGTGGGCGGGCTGTGCGAGGATCGTGGCGGGCGTATCTCCAACACCGCCGTCCTGGTCGATCCTTCGGGAGAGGTGACCGTCTACCGCAAGGCGCACCTGTGGGGCGAGGAGACGCTCTTCTTCGAGCCCGGCGACGAGGAGCCGCCGGTGGTCGAGACGGACTTCGGCAGGATCGGGGTCGTGATCTGCTACGACCTGGAGTTCCCCGAGTGGGTCCGAATCGTGGCCCTCGCCGGCTGCGACATCCTGTGCGCCCCCACGAACTGGCCGCTCTACCCGCGGCCTGCAGGGGAGCGTCCGATGGAAGTCGTGCGGGTGCAGGCGAACGCCGCGGCCAACCGCATCTTCATCGCCGCCTGCGACCGGGCGGGACCCGAGCGGGGCGTGCGGTGGGTCGAGGGCTCTGTGATAGCCGACCCGGACGGCTGGCCGCTCGCCGGACCGCGGGAGGGAGAGGGTATCATCAGCGCCAGCTGCGACCTTGCCACCGCGCGCGACAAGCGCATCGGGGAGCGCAACGACGTGTTCGCCGACCGCCGCCCGGAGCTCTACGGAGACGTGGTGAAGACGAACGAAGAGAGGAGACAGGAGGCTAGATGACCCGTTACGAGCCGGCGAATTCCTTCGAGACGCCGCGTTTCTCGGACGTGAGGACCTTCATGCGCCTGCCCAACACGAGGGACCTCAAGAACGCCGACGCTGCAGTGGTCGGAGCACCGTTCGACACCGGGGCGACCTTCCGGGCCGGGGCCCGCTTCGGCCCGGAAGGCATACGTTCGGTCTCGCACCTGCTGCGGAGGTACAACCCCTCGCACGGGATAGACCTCTTCGATCACCTCTCGGTCATAGACTACGGCGACGTCGCGGTGGTCCCGGGCTACATAGAGGAGAGCTACCGCCTCATCGAGGAGGGGCTCGCACCGATCCACCGGGCGGGCGTGATCCCCGTCGTGCTCGGGGGCGATCACTCGATAGCCCTTCCCGAGCTGCGGGCCGCGGCCGCGGTGCACGGACCGCTCGCCCTCGTGCAGTTCGACTCCCACCCGGACACCTGGGACTCATACTTCGGGATGAAACACACCCACGGCACTCCCTTCAAACGCGCCGTCGAGGAAGGGCTGCTGCGTCCGGAGAAGTCTGTTCAGGTCGGGATGCGCGGCTCGCTCTACGACGCCTCCGACTGGGAGGCATCCAGGGAACTCGGCTTCGAGCTCATCCCGACCGACGAGGTGCGCGAGATCGGCATCCCCAGGACCATAGAGCGCATCCGGGAGCGGGTCGGGGATGCGAAGGTCTACGTCTCTTTTGATGTGGACTTCGCCGACCCCGCCTACGCCCCCGGGACCGGGACGCCCGAGGTCGGGGGATTCACCAGCCGCGAGGCGCAGGAGCTCGTGCGGGGGCTCGCCGGGGTGGATCCCGCGGGCTTCGACGTCGTCGAGGTCTACCCCGCCTACGACCCGGCCCAGATCACGGCGTTGCTCGCCGCCAACGTCGCCCACGAGTTCCTCGCGCTCATCGCCCTGGCTAAGAAGAACTCCTCCAGGTAGATCGAAGCTCTCAGCCTGTCGTCCCCTTCTGCACGCAGGGAGGCTCGGGTCCGAGCTCTTCCGGACTCTCCTCCCCGCGTGCTTCGTCGCCCGGCATCAGTTCGTCCGCGAGCGTTACGATGAACGCCGCGGCGGGTATCGCGAGGAGTACCCCCACGAGCCCGAGGAGCTTGCCGAAGGCCAGAAACGAGACGATCACCGCGACCGGGTGCAGCCGGACCTCTCGTCCGACGATGATCGGCTGGACGACGTGGCTGTCGAACTGGTTGAGCGCGAAGAAGAGAAGGATCACCAGGACCATCTTCAGGGGGGAGATGGTCAGCGCGAGCAGCGCCGGAAGAAGCCCTCCGAGTATCGGTCCGAAGTACGGGATGATCTCGAGCAGCCCAGCGAGCACGCCGAGGGTGAGCGGCAGCGGTATGCCGAGCAGCCAGAGCCCCACGCCGGCTCCCGTCCCGATGATCGCGATCGCGAGTAGCAGGCCGATCAGCCATCCCCGCAGCCTTCCCTCCAGGTTGGTGACTATGTCGTGGAACTCGTGCCGTCTGCCCTCGGGGACGAAGCGCGCTATCCCCCGGATGAGTGATCCCGGATCGTTCGCCATGTACAGGGAGAGTACCACTACCGCTATGGTGTCGATGAGCATGTTCGTCGCCTTCCCCAGCAAGGTCGGCACCGAGCCGAGAAGGCCCGTCAGGTATCTCTGTAGGTGGCTCAGGTCGCTGGAGAGGTTGGGGAAGAAGCCCAGCCGCGCATGGAGCTGGTGCGAGAGATTCTCCAGCGAGCTTATGTAGGCCGGCGTCAGCCGGGCCAGCGTCACCACCTCGTGCGCGATGTGTGGGAGCATCACGAGCCAGATGAACGCCACCACCGCGGTGAGCAGGCCGAGCAGGATCGGGACGGCCGCCCAGGAGCGGATGCCGAACCGGCCCAGAAGCAGCACCAAAGAGCGCAGGATGAGCGCGAGGATCGCGGAGATCGCGATTAGCTCGATCACCGGGATGAGCTCGTAGAGCACCACCAGCGCCGCGGCGACCAGCACCGGCACCGCCAGCGGAGCACCGCGCCGAAACCAGCCCGGCTCGCGTCCGTCCCGCTGCATCCGGCTCTCGCTCTCCGGTGGGGCCTCGCTCATCTGCCTCCGTTTCTCCCGGTGCCGGGGTTTGCCCGGCGGTTCTGTGTCCGCGAGGCTATTGTATTCCTGTCCGGTGCCTTTCCTAAGCTGGAATCCCGCTCAGTCGACGAAGAGCTTGGAGATATTCGGCCTGGTGAAGAGGTCCACCGTCCAGTCGAAGAGCACCTGCGCCCGGTTGAGGTTGTAGCCTAGCTCGTAGAGGTAGACTCCCTTCCAGATTAGAGCGCCGAGCAACCCGCTCACCCTGACGCCGAGTATGTCGGTGAGTGCGCCGGTCTCACCGAGATCCACGAGCTGCCCGAGATGCTGGTAACGGAAGGGGATGGGTTCTTCGCCTCTGATCTCCGCGGCCAGGTTCAACGCGGCGCTCCTCCCCTCCTGCTCGGCCGACTGGGCGAGCGCGGGGACGGGGGGACCGTCGTAGTCGATCGTTATGCAGTCCCCGACCGCGTAGACGCCGGGCCTGTCTTTTACCCGCATGTACTCGTCGACGATTATCCTTCCCCGCTTGTCTTTTTCGACCTCCAGGCCCTCGACCAGCGGCGGCGGCTGTATCCCGGCGGCCCAGACGGTGGTGTGTGCCGGGAGCGTCCTGCCGTCGGAGAGCTTTACGTGCTTTGGGGAGACCTCATCGACCTTGGTGTTGTTTATGACCTCCACTCTCTGGGCGGCGAGGCGGCGGGAGGCCGCGTTGGCGAGCGAGGGGTCTATTCCCTTTAGGATCCTCTCCCCGGCGTTGACGAGCACGAGGCGCACCCGATCGAAGTCCACGTTTGGGTAGTCGTCTTTGAGTACGTCGAAGATGAGGTCGTGGGCGTCGGCGACCCCTTCGACCCCGGTCGGTCCGCCGCCGACGAAGACGAAGGTGAGGAGACCCTGCGGTGCCTTGTCTCGCAAACGCTCGGCTTCCTCGAAGCGGTCTATGATCCTGCCGCGCACCTCGAGCGCCTCCCGCAGGCCCTTGAGGTCTATCGCGTGCTCCTTCGCACCCTTCGCCCCGAAGAACGCCGTCTGGCTCCCCGGTGCCAGGATGAGGTGGTCGTAGTCGCACTCCCCGAACTCCGTCCTGACCTTCCTGCGCTCGAAATCCACCCCCACGACCTCGCCCTGGAAGAACTCGCCCCCGCGGGGTATCACCAGCCGTCTGAGCGGGTAGGCCATGTGCCGGACCTCGACGTTGCCGGAGATCGCCGAGGGAACCATCGGCCAGAAGGTCGTGTAGTTCACCCGGTCCAGCAGCAGTACCCCGAGCTCGTCGCTCCCGGCGAAGCTGTGTGACAGTTGCTGGAAGGCGGAGATGCCTCCGAAGCCGCCGCCGACTATGACCACCTTGCGGCGGGCCTCCTGGTAGGAGACGCCGAGCCTCTCCTTCTTGCGGCTGCTCGCGTACAGACCGGCGGCTCCGAGCGCGGCCGCCGTCAGAAGCCTCTTCCTCACCGCTTTTACCTCCGTCCTCGTTTGCAACCGTTTGCTTCTCAGAGAAGAGTCTACCTGTATGCTGTTGGCGCTGCTTTATCTGGAAGGTGCCCGCGCCCTGCTGTACACTAACCTGCTGAGGGGAGCTTCCGCCCGAGGAAGCTGAGAGGGCGCCGTTCTCTTACGGTGGCGCCGACCCTTTGAACCTGATTCGGGTAATGCCGACGGAGGGACGGAAAGATGAACGGTTTCTCACCACGCTCTTACATTCTCCTCGATCCTGACGTGGAGCTTCTGCCGTGAGCGCGCCCTTCAGCTCGCGTCCGGTGCCCCCCGATGAGCGCATGCTCGGGGCCTGGGACTACACCGTTCTGTGGGGCAGCTACGGGGCCGGGCTCCTCGTCATGGTCGCCGGCACCCTGCTCGTGCCCGCGCTCGGGTTCGGGGCCGCGCTCGCGGCCATCGTGGCCGGGACGGTCATCGGGAACCTGATCCTGCTGGTCCCCACCGTGATGGGGGCGGACCACGGTCTCCCGACGATGGCCTCCCTGCGCCCGACGCTCGGCTCCGCCGGATCCTACCTGCCATCCGTGGTCAACGTCGTGCAGCTCGTCGGTTGGACGGCCTTCGAGCTGATCATAATGACCCAGGCGGCCGGTGCCATCACCCACCGTCTGCTCGGAACCTCGCTGCACTGGTTCTGGCTGGTGTTCTTCACGCTCGTTTGCGTGGCTTTCGCTCTCGGCGGGCCGCTGGTGGTGGTGAGGGTGTGGCTGGAGAAGGTGGGTATATGGCTGCTTCTGCTGACCACCGTATACCTGACCTACTACCTGCTCTCGCACTACGGCCTCTCAAGCGCGCTCTCTCAGCCGGGGAAGGGAGGCCTCACCTTTCCGCAGGCGGTAGACCTCGTCGTGGCCATGCCGCTCTCGTGGCTCCCGCTCGCCGCCGACTACAGCCGCTTCGCCCGCAGCGCCCGTCGTGCCGCGCTCGGCACCTACGTCGGGTTCTTCGTCACCAACATCTGGTTCTACGCCCTCGGGGCGCTCGCCGTGCTCGCGCTCGGTACGAGCGGCATCGTGCAGGCGATACTCGCCCTCCCGATCGGGGTCGCAGCCCTGATCCTGGTGCTCGTGGACGAGACGGACAACGCCTTCGCCGACCTCTACTCCTGCGCGGTCTCGGCGGGGAACATCTTCTCCCGCGTACCGCAGCGGGCTTTCGTCGTCCTCTTCGGCGTGGTGGCCTTCGTCGCCGCGGCCGTGCTTCCCATGGGGCGCTACGAGTCGTTTTTGTTCCTGCTCGGCTCGGTCTTCGCCCCTCTCTTCGGCGTCGTCACCGCCGACTACTTCCTGCTGCGCCGCCGCAGGATCGACGCGGATGCCGTCTACGAGAAGAGCGGACCCGCCTTCGACTGGATGGCCGTGTTCTCGTGGGCTGTGGGCGTCGCCGCCTATCAGTTCATCACCCGCGATCTTCCCCAGGTGGGAGCTTCGATACCTTCTTTCGCCATCGCCGGGGTGCTCTACCTCGCCTTGCGCGCCGTCACGAGGTTCCTGCCCGGCCCCGGAGGACGCCCAGACCGACCGGGATCATGAGCAGGGGCAGAAATTCCCTGAATTCTCTCGAAAAACGCTAAAGCCTCTTCCGCAGCCGTCCGATAACCCGGTTGCAGGCAAGACCTGGACCGATCGAGCGGAGACCAGGCGGGCAGAGATGCATGGAAGGAGATGGTTGATGCTGCTCTGGATAGGGAAAAAGCTCGAGAGGATGAGGGAGGCCCGGCGCGACGAACGCGGCTTCACACTCATCGAGCTCCTCGTCGTCGTGATCATAATCGGGATACTCGCCGCGATAGCGATCCCGACGTTTTTGGCGCAGCAAAACAAAGCCAAGCAGGCTGCTGTGGTCAGCGATGCACGTAACGCAGCTTCCCAGGTTGAGGCTTGGGGGACCGAGCATGGTGGTGATTACAGCAACTTGAGCAGTGCTACCAGTGATTTCGCCAGTGGAGGTACGTACGAGGTCAAGTTTTCGAAGGGTGATAGTTGGGCTTCAAACGGAGAACCGGCGCCGACATCTGACAATCAGGGTTTTACTCTCACCGTTCAGGGGCCCAGCGGGACTAGTCCCGTTACGTATAATAGTGAAAAAGGCGGAATACAGCAGTAGTGCAAGCCTTTGACTGTTAGAAGAGCGCCTCCGTGCACGGAGGCGCTCTTCGTGATCGTGTGCGGAGAGAGGGGTGCGGAGTGTTGAGGCGAGCGCTGAGTGCAATGGCTCTGGCGGCCTTGCTGGCTGCGGTGGCGGTCGTGGCCGGGGTGCAGGGAACGGCCCGTGCGGAGGCCCGGGGCGTGCGCCTGCACCACATCGCGCTCCAGCGTGGTCCGGCCTTCGATCCGGCGCTCGTCCACGCCGGTGGCAGCGGTTCTCAGATCGTGGGCGGCAAGCCCGTGCCGAACGGGAAATATCCTTTCATGGCGGTCTTGCAGGTCGGGGTCAGGGGAGGAGGGGAGGCCCTCTGCGGCGGCACCCTCATAGATCCGGATAGCGTGCTCACCGCCGCTCACTGCGTGGTGGACGCCCGCAGCGTGACGCTCGCCGTCGGGAGGACGGTCATCACGAGCCGTCAGGGGAGGGTCCGGCGTGCGGTGGCCGCCTACGTGCACCCCCGCTACGACGGTGCACGGGACAACCGCTACGATGTCGCCGTCCTCAAGCTCGACCGTCCGGTGAGGGGGATAAAGCCGATTAGACTCTCCACCGCCGCGCAGAACTACCTGGAGCGTCCGGGGCGGCTGCTCATGGTCGCGGGCTGGGGGACGACGCGCGAGAACGGTTCCCCCTCCGACCGGATGCGCGCGGCCGCCGTCCCTGTGGTCTCCGATGCCGCCGCGAAGAGGGACTACGCTCACGAGGGGCCGCAGGCGCGCTTCTTCCCGACGCTCATGGTCGCCGCCGGGCGCAGGGGCAGAGACGCCTGTCAGGGGGACAGCGGGGGGCCGCTCTTCAAAGCCGGCAGAGATCCGGTCGAGGTCGGGATCGTCAGCTACGGCATAGGGTGCGCCAGGGCCCACTATCCCGGCGTCTACACCGAGGTCAACAGCCCCGGTATAAGATCTTTCATCGTGCGGGCTGCGGCGAGGTAGAGGCGGGTACGCTCCGGCCCGCGTTCTGTAGAATGATCTCTCGGGCGTCGTGCGCGAAAACTCGGGAGGTTTGCCCTTGGCGTTCTACAGGGAGCTCGGCAAGAAGGTCGTGTGCGCCCCTTCCATACTCTCCGCGGACTTCGCGGAGCTCGCCGCCGAGGTGAGGAAGGCTCAAGCGGGCGGAGCGGAGCTCGTTCACTTCGACACGATGGACAACCACTTCGTCCCCAACCTCACCTTCGGTCCCGTGGTCGCCGCTTCGCTCGTGCGGGCCATCGAGCTCCCGGTGGACGTCCACCTGATGGTCGAGAACCCGGAGAACCTGATCCCTGCCTTCATCGACGCCGGGGTGAACAGCCTCACCGTCCACTACGAAGCGGTGACCCACCTGCACCACGTGCTCGAAGAGATCCGGGAGGGCGGCTGCGAGGCCGGGGTCGCGATCAACCCGACCACGCCTCCCGAGGTCCTCGAGTGGGCCGTGCCTTACATGGACTACGTGCTGGTGATGACCGTGAACCCCGGCTTCGGGGGGCAGCGTTTCATCCCTCAGATGGTGGACAAGGTCAGGCGGGTGCGCGAGATCACCGGGCTACCCGTCGAGGTCGACGGAGGGATATCCCCCGCGACGGCCCCGGCGGTGGTCGAGGCCGGGGCGCAGGTCCTGGTGGCGGGGTCGGCCGTCTTCGGGGGAGATCCGGCCGAGGAGATAAAGAAGATACTCTCGGCGGCCCGCCCGGCTTCCTCTTTCGGCTAGATGCGCTCTCCTTGCCGGGGGCGGGCCTCTGTGGTATAGCTTTGCCGAGCAAAACTTTCGGGGGCGGGTGGAATTCCCGCACCGGCGGTGATCCGGGAGCTTCTCCCGGAAAGCCCGCGACCCCTCGGAGAAATCCCGGGGGTGGAGCCGGTGAGAGTCCGGCGCCGACGGTGAGAGTCCGGATGGGAGAAAGGATGTTGCGACGCTGGATCTCCACATGCAGCGCGCCCGCGACCTTGCGGAGCGCGGACGTTACACCGTAGCACCCAATCCCCTGGTCGGCTGCGTCGTCGTGCGCGACGGCCGAATCGTGGGAGAGGGCTGGCACGAGCGCGCGGGCAGCCATCACGCGGAGGCCGTGGCCCTCGATGCGGCCGGGGAAGATGCCCGCGGCGCGACGATGTACGTCACGCTCGAGCCCTGCAACTGCCGCAGCCGCTCCTCGGAGGTCTCCTGCACCGAGCTCATCCTCGAGGCCGGGGTGAAAAAAGTCGTGATCGGCCACATCGACCCCAACCCCCGGATGAACGGCCGCAGCGTGCGTCTGTTGCGCGAGGCGGGCGTCGACGTAGAGGTGCTGGACGCTGCTCCGGAGTTCGAGCGGCAGAACGAGCAGTGGTTCTGGTACAAGCGCACCGGGCGTCCGTTCGTGCACCTCAAGCTCGCGGCGAGCCTGGACGGAAGGATCGCCTGCGCCGGCGGCGACAGCAAGTGGGTGACCGGCCCGGAGGCGCGCCGGCGCGCCCACCTGTTGCGCGCGGAAGCCGGAGCGGTCCTCGTCGGGATCGGAACCGTGCTCGCCGACGACCCCCTGCTCACGGTGCGGGATGTCCCCGGAGAGGTGCCCGCCGTGAGGCGCGTCGTGCTCGACGCCCGGCTCAGGATGCCGCTGGAGAGTGCTCTCGTACGGAGCGCCGGGGAGGCGCCCCTGATCGTCTTCGCCGCTGAAGGTGCACCCTCCGGGAAGGCACTCGCCCTGCAGGAGCGGGGCGTACGCGTGATCGAAACCCCGCTGGTCGACGGGATCTTCGATCCCGTCTTCGTGCTCGACGAGCTCGGGCGGCTCGGGGTGCGGGGGGTTCTGGTCGAGGGGGGTGGGGAGACCGCCGCTCACTTCGTCCGGCGCTCGCTCGTGAACAAGATGACCGTTTTCTACGCGCCGAAGCTCGTAGGATCGGACGGACGTCCGATGGTGGGGGAGCTGGGGGTCGCGGGGATGGCCCACGCGCTGCCCTTCACCGTCTCGGAGGTCGAGCGGCTCGGGGATGATGTCGCGGTGACGTTCTATCCGCGTGAGAGGTGAGGAGGACTTT
It contains:
- a CDS encoding type IV pilin protein codes for the protein MLLWIGKKLERMREARRDERGFTLIELLVVVIIIGILAAIAIPTFLAQQNKAKQAAVVSDARNAASQVEAWGTEHGGDYSNLSSATSDFASGGTYEVKFSKGDSWASNGEPAPTSDNQGFTLTVQGPSGTSPVTYNSEKGGIQQ
- a CDS encoding serine protease, with amino-acid sequence MRRALSAMALAALLAAVAVVAGVQGTARAEARGVRLHHIALQRGPAFDPALVHAGGSGSQIVGGKPVPNGKYPFMAVLQVGVRGGGEALCGGTLIDPDSVLTAAHCVVDARSVTLAVGRTVITSRQGRVRRAVAAYVHPRYDGARDNRYDVAVLKLDRPVRGIKPIRLSTAAQNYLERPGRLLMVAGWGTTRENGSPSDRMRAAAVPVVSDAAAKRDYAHEGPQARFFPTLMVAAGRRGRDACQGDSGGPLFKAGRDPVEVGIVSYGIGCARAHYPGVYTEVNSPGIRSFIVRAAAR
- the rpe gene encoding ribulose-phosphate 3-epimerase, whose amino-acid sequence is MAFYRELGKKVVCAPSILSADFAELAAEVRKAQAGGAELVHFDTMDNHFVPNLTFGPVVAASLVRAIELPVDVHLMVENPENLIPAFIDAGVNSLTVHYEAVTHLHHVLEEIREGGCEAGVAINPTTPPEVLEWAVPYMDYVLVMTVNPGFGGQRFIPQMVDKVRRVREITGLPVEVDGGISPATAPAVVEAGAQVLVAGSAVFGGDPAEEIKKILSAARPASSFG
- the ribD gene encoding bifunctional diaminohydroxyphosphoribosylaminopyrimidine deaminase/5-amino-6-(5-phosphoribosylamino)uracil reductase RibD → MQRARDLAERGRYTVAPNPLVGCVVVRDGRIVGEGWHERAGSHHAEAVALDAAGEDARGATMYVTLEPCNCRSRSSEVSCTELILEAGVKKVVIGHIDPNPRMNGRSVRLLREAGVDVEVLDAAPEFERQNEQWFWYKRTGRPFVHLKLAASLDGRIACAGGDSKWVTGPEARRRAHLLRAEAGAVLVGIGTVLADDPLLTVRDVPGEVPAVRRVVLDARLRMPLESALVRSAGEAPLIVFAAEGAPSGKALALQERGVRVIETPLVDGIFDPVFVLDELGRLGVRGVLVEGGGETAAHFVRRSLVNKMTVFYAPKLVGSDGRPMVGELGVAGMAHALPFTVSEVERLGDDVAVTFYPRER